A single region of the Lotus japonicus ecotype B-129 chromosome 4, LjGifu_v1.2 genome encodes:
- the LOC130714422 gene encoding glucan endo-1,3-beta-glucosidase-like produces the protein MAHPFHLLLLLLPTYHLFLLPFAASIGVNYGTVADNLPPPSTVATFLKSQTTIDRVKIFDTNPVMLRAFAGTNIAVTVTVGNGDIPKLAKLPAAQSWVASNILPFHPKTTINRIAVGNEILATSDKTLIAHTLPAMEALYKALQLANLTHIQVSTPHSLGILTSSEPPSSAAFRRGYDKTIFTPILNFLRQTNSPFMVNPYPFFGITSTRPDTLNYALFKPFHGVFDAATGVNYTNMFDAQMDAVFSAMKKVGYGDVELVVAETGWPSAGDPNQAGVGVDNAASYNGNLIKHVSSGKGTPLMPNRTFETFIFSLFNENLKATVSERNYGLFKPDLTPVYDVGLLTQQAAGPTSGPTAGPTAAPAEAPSSGSGEPPSSSKWCTAKQGASEAALQANIDFACSTKGVDCGPIKQGGPCFKPNTVRAHASFAMNAYYQASGRHDTDCDFGHTGVVTSINPSYETCTYVSSAEGPKQKVKNPDTVGSPTGSPVGSPKPAKSNDAGSLKAFLVHLQLICFCFFYL, from the exons ATGGCCCACCCATTTCACCTGCTTCTGCTTCTCCTCCCAACTTACCACCTCTTCCTCCTCCCCTTCGCCGCCTCCATCGGCGTCAACTACGGCACCGTCGCCGACAACCTCCCACCTCCCTCCACAGTAGCCACCTTCCTAAAATCCCAAACCACCATCGACCGCGTCAAAATCTTCGACACAAACCCCGTCATGCTCCGCGCCTTCGCCGGAACCAACATCGCCGTCACAGTAACCGTCGGCAACGGCGACATCCCTAAACTCGCGAAGCTACCAGCAGCCCAGTCATGGGTCGCCAGCAACATCCTCCCCTTCCACCCCAAAACCACCATCAACCGCATCGCCGTCGGCAACGAAATCCTCGCCACCTCCGACAAAACCCTCATCGCACACACTCTCCCCGCCATGGAAGCTCTCTACAAAGCCCTCCAACTCGCGAACCTCACCCACATCCAAGTCTCCACCCCTCACTCCCTCGGCATCTTAACCTCCTCAGAACCACCCAGCTCGGCGGCGTTCCGCCGCGGCTACGACAAAACCATCTTCACCCCCATTCTCAACTTCCTCCGCCAAACAAACTCCCCATTCATGGTAAACCCATACCCATTCTTCGGGATCACGTCAACCCGACCCGATACTCTCAACTACGCGCTGTTCAAACCGTTTCACGGCGTTTTTGACGCGGCAACCGGCGTGAACTACACGAACATGTTCGACGCGCAGATGGACGCGGTGTTTTCTGCGATGAAGAAGGTTGGATATGGTGACGTGGAGTTGGTGGTGGCGGAAACGGGTTGGCCGTCGGCGGGTGACCCGAACCAAGCGGGTGTGGGTGTGGACAATGCGGCGTCGTATAATGGGAATTTGATTAAGCACGTGAGTTCTGGGAAGGGGACACCGTTGATGCCTAATAGAACGTTTGAgacttttatattttctttgtttAATGAGAATTTGAAGGCCACGGTTTCGGAGCGGAATTATGGCTTGTTTAAACCTGATCTTACTCCTGTTTACGACGTCGGTCTTCTCACTCAACAG GCAGCGGGTCCCACATCTGGCCCCACAGCTGGACCCACAGCGGCACCAGCAGAAGCACCGTCGTCAGGGTCGGGTGAACCGCCGTCGTCTTCAAAGTGGTGCACGGCGAAGCAGGGAGCAAGTGAAGCGGCGTTGCAGGCCAACATTGACTTCGCGTGCAGTACTAAAGGGGTAGACTGTGGGCCCATAAAGCAAGGTGGGCCATGCTTCAAGCCCAATACAGTGAGGGCCCACGCGTCCTTCGCCATGAACGCGTATTACCAGGCATCTGGCCGCCATGATACCGACTGTGATTTCGGACACACTGGAGTCGTCACTTCCATCAACCCAA GTTATGAGACGTGTACGTATGTATCTTCAGCTGAAGGGCCCAAACAAAAGGTTAAAAATCCGGATACAGTAGGGTCACCAACAGGGTCACCAGTAGGGTCACCCAAACCTGCAAAGTCTAACGACGCTGGATCATTGAAGGCTTTCTTAGTTCATCTTCAACTTAtctgtttctgttttttctATCTTTAA